GGTGGTTAATGCTAATAGTTAAAGCTAAAGGTCAATTCAACCCTGCGGGTGTGCTTTTCCTGAGCGAGTCCGTCCGGAGTGCCGGCTCAAGCATCCAGCGAGGGCGTGGCAACGGGCCGGGAGGCGCGGACAGGACGTCCGCGCCAGCCCCAGTTGAGATAGGATGTCGAATCTGGGGCGGCCCGGCCCGTCCACGTCCGAGCTGTTGATGCTGCCCGGCACGGAGTTCGGACGAGCGAAGGAAACACACCCGCACTGGTTAACTCCGACGGGCTCACCCCGGAAGGCGCACCTTCATAACGAGCAATGCTGGTCAGTTGTTCCGCAGCCGCCGGGCCAGGAGGCCGCCGATGCGGCCGCTCTCCACACCATTTAAAGCGCCCCAGCCCTGGCTGCGGATCTTGTCCGCCAGTCCCAGCTCGGCGGCGATTTCCCACTTCAGCGCCTCTTTGCGCAGCTCGGCTGCGCTTTTCTTTTTCCTGGTCACACTCTCTCCTCCTTGGCCTGGCTACTGCGCTGGAGCCACCTGTCCGGCCCGCAAGAGCTCGGATACCGTGACAAATTTATAACCGCGCATCTGCAGTTCTTTAATGACCAGTTCCAGCGCCTGGACCGAATTGGTGCGGTCACCGCCGCAGTCGTGAAAGATCAATATGTCACCCTTTTGTACATGGTGGGTGATGCGTTCGGCAATCCGCCGGGGTGGGGTGCCGGCCCAGTCCTTGGCGTCATCGGCCGCTGTCCAGAGCACTACCGTGTATCCCTTGCGCCGGGCGGCCTGAAGCTGAGCGGCACTGATTTGCCCGCCCGGTGGCCGGAAGAGGGTGGTGCGGTGACCGGTTATCTTGTACACGGCTTCTTCAGCCATATCCAGTTCCTTCTCCATGTGGGCGATGGATTTGAACCCGTACGGGTGGTAAAAAGTATGGTTGCCAATTTCGTGCCCGGCGGCGTGGATGCGGGCAATCAGGTGCGGTGAACGTTCCACCTGCCGGCCCACCACAAAAAATGTCGCCCTGGTCTGGTATTTTTGCAAAATATCCAGCACCTGCGGTGTGAAGGTATTGCTGGGCCCGTCGTCAAATGTAAGAGCCAGCAGGGGCTGCTCTGTGGGCACCCTGGTGACGACCGCAGCTGTAGAATTGTCACTTTTTTTCCGGTCCGCGGTTGATGTTTTGCCGGTGACCGCCCAGTTGCAGTTGTGCGCTGCAGCGGGAAAGGCAAGACAAAGCAACGTGCCCAGTGTGATGCATAAGATCACAAAATAAGCAGGCTGTTTTTCCACCATCCTTGGCAATGTGTGGCCAGCTCCTTTATCACCGGAAAAAGGGGGCGGCAATAGCCGCGCAAAAGTATCCGGCTTTATCATCTGCATAATGACATAAAATAGCTTGTGCCGGTAGACAAAAAATAAACCTTCTCAATATTTGAGAAGGCGATCAAATTCTGGCATTGTGTGCCGCCAGCTGCTTTATGCATCCATTTCCAGCACTTTTACCCGCACTTTGGTTTCGCCCAGTACTTCCACATAAATACCCAGTTCAAAATCCAGCCGGATGCGCCCATCGACAACTTTCGCCTCCTGACAGACCGGTGCCTTGATCATACTGGCCCGGGCGCCCAGCAACTGCTGGCTCTGTGTGTCAAAGTCCTGCAGCGGGATGATTTCTTCAAAGTTGATGGCCTGCTTGATCAGGTCGGTGCTGCGGCCGCCGCCGGTTGCGTACCAGATGTGCACCTCAAAGATGCCGTCGATGCGCACACCGGTGCCGTCGTTGCCCGTCACTATTTCCGGTTCCCGCAGGCTGACCTGGGTGATGGCGGTGCCCAGCACCTGGTGCACATCGGATCCGCCGGCAGTAGAAAACTGCTGGGTGTAATGGAAAAACTTCTTGGCAGTGCCACAGACAGCCTTGGTAATAATCTCCCGGTAGCCGCTGCGGGTGGGCAAGGGCCTTGCTTCAGGCATGTTTTGTTCGCTCACTTGACGTCGTCCCTCCTTTGGCTGAGGAAATATCACCATATACTATGATCCACACCCGGTGGTTGTTACAGGAACCTGGCGCACTCCGGCCGGTAAAACAAGATCGGGTGGTGACAGGAGGCCACCGGCGGTTTATACTGTAAAGAAAGCGCGGGTGGTGATGCTTGTATGGCACCTCTGGTCATGGCCGTGCTGGGTAGTCCACGGCTTGTCGGCAACAGCGCGGTAATGCTGGAAACATTCTGCCAGGGGGTAAGTGATGCCGGCGGCAGGGTGGAACTTTACAACCTGGCCCGGTTGAGAATTGCCCCCTGTCAGGCCTGTGGCGGTTGTGAGCAGGACGGGGAATGTGTGGTGCAGGACGATATGGTTGGGCTGTACCGGGCTTTGGAACGGGTGGACGGTCTGGTGCTGGCCGCACCGGTGTACTTCGGCACCATCAACGCCCAGACCAAGGCCTTCATCGATCGCTGCCAGGCGCTCTGGGCGCGCCGTTTTGTGTTGGACCGTCCGCCTTTATCGCCCGGTAAAAAGTGCTTTTATCTCTGTGTGGGCGGGCGGCCAACCTTGCATTATTGCCAGAATGCCCTGGCTGTGCTGAAAAACCTCTGCTATGTATTGAACATGGAACTGGCTGGTCACCTGGCCTTTCCCGGCGTGGACAAGCCGGGCGAAATTATTGCCCTGGCGGATGCCCTGCGCCAGGTGCGCCAGGCGGGGAAAGAGTTTACCCGGTCTTTAGTCCAAAAGAGGGAGTGAAATAAATGCTGGATGTAGCCGGTAGTGCTCAGGGCGGGATGGATGAGCTGGAGGAGCTCAGGTCGGCCGGAGAAAGGTTAAGGCAAATTCTATCCGGGTACGGCAGTGTGCTGGTGGCCTTTTCCGGTGGGGTGGACAGCACCCTGCTGCTGGCCGCGGCGCTAAAAGTGCTGGGTAGGGAAAAGGTGCTGGCCGTGACGGCGGACGCTCCGTTTATCAAGCCCGGTGCCGTGCAGCGGGCCGGGCAACTGGCACAGGGAATGGGGGCGCGCTGGCTGGCCCTGCCCGGCCGGCAGATGGACGACCCTTCCTTCACCGCCAACACGCCGCAGCGCTGCTATTACTGCAAAAAGATATTGCTGGCCAATCTGGCCGACCTGGCCGCCCGCCAGGGTCTGTGCGGCGTCGTGGAAGGCAGCAATGCCGATGACGCCCGGGCTTACCGGCCCGGCCGGCGGGCGCTTAAGGAAGCCGGTGTGGGCAGCCCGCTGGAAGAAGCGGGGCTGGGCAAGGCCCTGGTGCGGCAGCTGGCCCGGCGGTGGGGGCTGCCCAACTGGCAGCAGCCGGCCGAGAGTTGTCTGTGCACGCGCATCCCCTACCACACACCCCTTACACCTTCGCTTTTGGCTCAGGTTGCCGCCGCCGAGGAGTTGCTGCACCGGCTGGGCTTTACCCTGGTGCGGGTGCGCTGCGAGCCGGGTATGGCCCGCCTGGAACTGGCGGAAAATGAGCTGGAGCGGGCTGTGCAGCCTGATGTTCGTGCCGCCCTGCTGGCCGGTTTGCGGCAAATGGGCTTTGGCCGGGTGGTTCTGGACCTGGCCGGGTACAGGAGCGGCAGCTGGGATGGCGAGAGATTGTCGGACTAGTACTACAGCGTAAACTAGCGGGTGTGCGAAGCATGCACACCCGCTGCTGACAAATTTAAATTGCGCTGTAGTACCAGATATGGAAAGGAGTGACTGCGCCGCTAGTTGCGCAAAGCAATGCGGAAAGCAAACCGTCATTATAACAGACCCGGCATTATTCAACCTGTATTGACCCTGTTTTTGGTTTTGTTGTTGGTTTTTCTGGCGGGGTGCCAGCTGGCTGGTTCAGGGGGCAAATCGGCTACAACCGCTGGGGTTATGGAACAGGGTGCCCGGCCGGACCGGCTGCTGGTGCATGTGCTGGATGTGGGGCAGGCCGACAGCATCCTGGTGCAGCTGCCGGGCGGCCAAAACATGCTCATTGACGCGGGCAACAACGACGACGGGCCTTTTGTCGTGGATTATCTGCGCCGGGCCGGTGTGCAATCAATTGATTATTTAATTGGCACCCATCCCCACGAGGACCATATCGGCGGCCTGGATACCGTGCTGAAAAAATTTCCGGTGAAACACATATATATGCCGGAAATAGCCTACGATACCAAATCATACCATGACGTGCTGCGAACGGTACAGCAGTGCGGCCTCACAGTGACCAACCCGGCGGCCGGTCAGGTGTTGCTGCGGGAAAAAGCAGGCAATCAGGAACTGAAAGTGGAAATACTCTGGCCCGACGCCCGCAAAGTGCTTTTCTATGACGAGGTCAACGACCATTCCATTGTGACCAGGGTAAGCTACGGGCGGAATAGCTTTCTCTTTACGGGCGATGCCGGGCGCCAGGTGGAAAAGGAACTCATGGACAGCAAAGCGCCGCTCAAAGCCGACGTTTTAAAAGTGGCGCATCACGGCAGCAACTCGGCCACCAGCAATGCCTTTTTACGGGCGGTGCAGCCGGCGATAGCGGTGATCTGTGTGGGGCAGGGCAACGACTACGGCCATCCCCACCGGGAGACCATGCAGCGCCTGATCAAAAATAAAATCCGTGTTTATCGCACGGATCAGGACGGCACCATTGTTTTTACCAGTGACGGAAAAACTATTGATGTCCAAACAGAAAAACATAACTGATAATTGTCCGGCATCAGCGCTCGCAGCAACCGCTGCCGTTGGTTTTCTGACCCCATTCGTCGGTCATATGCCGGCGCAGCACAAATTCATCGCAGGGCCGGTCGGTAGGGGAAACGCTGCGCTGGTTCTTCTGACAGGTGGCGATGCTGGTGGCCCGCCATTCTTTGTAGTGCAGGCAGTCTTTGCAGTGCAAGGATTTTTCACCTCCTGTGGGGTGACAAGACGTTTGGCTTTTGCGGGCTGGCGGCAATAATGCCTCGCCCGCAGGGAAGCTTTGGAAAAGCGGGAGTAGAATGTACTATGGACTGGAAAGAAGAGTTCCGCCGGGGGGATGACCGGCCGGCAGCTATAGGTATCATGGGCGGTACGTTTGACCCCATTCACTACGGGCACCTGGTGACGGCGGAGAATGCCCGGCACTTTTTTTCCTTGAGCCGGGTGATTTTTGTACCGGCCTACCGCCCGCCACACAAGAAACAAAGGCGGATCAGCCCGCCGGAGCACCGGCTGGAAATGGTGCGGCTGGCCATTGCCAGCAACCCGCACTTTACCGTGTCGGACATGGAAATATCCCGCCGGGGGCCTTCCTATACCATTGATACGGTGCTGGCCATGCAGCAGGCCTACCCCGCTGCCCGGCTCTTTTTCATCACCGGGGCCGATGCCGTGCTGGAAATATTGAGCTGGCACCGGGTGACCGAGCTATTGCAGAATTGCACCTTCATCGCCGCCACGCGTCCCGGCTATCAGCTCGGCCAGCTGCGGCACAACCTGTCCGCCCTGCCCGAAGTGTTGCTCAGGCGCATTCTGACCATGGAGGTACCGGCCCTGGCCATTTCTTCCACCGACATCCGGCAACGCGTGCGGGAGGGACGTCCGGTGAAATACCTGCTGCCCGAAGCGGTGGAGGACTACATATACCGGCAGGCTCTTTATCAGGGCGATTAGCAACTAATCCAAATTGTTTGCTTTTTTCTTAAATTACAAGTTATCACCCAAAAGCTATTATAGCACAGGGATGTTGGTTTTTGTTAACCAAGATATTCCAATATGCATAAAAAATAGTATAGTGGAGCCGGTTTAGCCGGCTTTTTTTCTGCAAATAATACTCTCACCGGTAAAATGCCAGCCTGTTTGAGGGAAAGAGGTGAGTCAGATTAATATGAAAACGCTCTATGTTGGCAATTTGCCCTGGGGAACCAGTGCTGATGAACTGCAACAGGTTTTTTCCCGCTACGGGGAGGTCATCAGCAGCCGGATTATCACCGACCGGGAAACCGGCCGCTCGCGGGGCTTTGGTTTTGTAGAGGTGGCCGACGAAGCGGCCGAGCAGATGATTGCCGCCTTGAACGGCAGTGAACTGGGCGGCCGCACCATTACCGTGAACGAGGCCAGAGAAAGAGAACGCCCCATGTCATAGGCGGTGCAAAAAAAATTGAACCGTTGGGTGCGGCAAAAAACCTCCTGTGCGGGAGGTTTTTTTGTGCCTGTTAACAGTTTGTCACTTCGTCCGAACCAGCCGTCGCCGTTTCAATATAAAAACTTTTCCCGGCCGGTCGGGAGTAGTATAATGAGTAGTATAATTATGTTACATAATTATGTCCAAGGAGGAATGCTTTTTGACATTGTCCCCACAGGAACTGGCGCAAAGCATTGTGCAGGCGGCGGAAAGCAAAAAGGCATACGGTTTTACCGTGCTGGATATCGGCCGGGTATCCATTATCGCCGACTACTTTGTCATTTGCAGCGGTCGTTCCACCATCCAGGTGCAGGCCATCGCCGAGGAGATCATCAAACAGGTGGAAGAAAAGTATGGTATCCTGCCCCGGCGGGAGGGCCTGCGGGAAGGGCGCTGGGTGCTGCTGGACTACGGCAGTGTGGTGGCGCATGTTTTTCTGGATGAGGAGAGGCTTTACTACAACCTGGAGCGCCTGTGGGGAGACGCCCCGGTAGCCGATGTGGGTGGGTGGTCAATGCAACCCACGGTAGTAAAATAAGTGATAAAAAGGTAAAAAAATTTAAAATAGCCGCTTGACAGCCAACTCCTTCCGCCCTTATAATACTCAGTAAATTAGCCAAAGGCTAAGAACGGGAGTATTAAGCACACACCCTGGCCCGCAGAGAGTTGCCGGCCGGTGCAAGGCAACGGCAGGGGGTGCCCAACTCGCCCGGGAGCCGGCCGGCGGAAAAGCAGTACGCCGGCCCGGAGGAGCGCCGTTACAGCTCTGTGAGCGGGTCGCGTTTTGCTGCGCGGCCAAGCGGGGTGGTACCGCGGGAGCACCAGGCTCTCGTCCCTACAGGGGACGAGAGCTTTTTTAGTTATAGTCCTTGATCAGTGGCGTGTCATACCACTGCGGAAAAGCCATCCCTGAAATATTGCATATTTTTAGGAGGATTGCCGTCCATGCCCTCTGTCAGCCGCATCACCATTGGCGATATGCTGGATTACACCGCCGCCCGGTTTCCCCAAAATGAAGCCCTGGTTTACGCCGATCGCGGCCTGCGCTACACCTGGACGCAGCTAAAAAACGTCTGCGAGCAGCTGGCCCGCGGCCTGATGGCCCTGGGGGTCAACCGCGGCGAGCACATTGCCATCTGGGCCACCAACGTGCCCCAGTGGCCCATTGTCCAGTTCGGCAGCGCCAAAATGGGCGCCGTGCTGGTCACCGTGAACACGCACTACAAGCTCTTTGAGCTGGAATACCTCTTAAAGCACGCCGACATCACCACGCTGCTCCTGATCGGCGGCACCAAGGAAGCCAATTACCTGGAAATGATCTACGAGCTCTGCCCCGAGCTCAAACACTGCCAGCCCGGCCGGCTCAACTCGGCCCGCCTGCCCCGGCTGAAAAATGTCATCTTTCTGGGTGAGGAACAGCATCCGGGCATGTTCACCTGGTCCCAGGTGCTGGAAGCGGGGGAGCAGGTGTCTTTGGCCGAACTGGCCGCCCGCCAGTCGGCGCTGTCGGCCGACGACTGCGTGAACATGCAGTACACCTCGGGCACCACAGGGTTCCCCAAGGGCGTCATGCTCACTCACAGCAACTTGATTGGCAACGCCATCAGCATTGCCGAGTGCCTGTCTTTCACCTCGCGCGACCGGCTGTGCATCCCCGTGCCCATGTTCCACTGTTTCGGTTGCGTGCTGGGCACACTGGCCTGCCTGGTTTCCGGGGCCACCATGGTGCCTCTGGAGGCCTTCAACCCGGCAAAGGTTCTGGAAACCGTGCAGAAGGAAAAATGCACTGCCCTGCACGGCGTGCCCACCATGTTCATCACCGAGCTGGAGGTGCTGGAAAAGCAGCCCTACGATGTCTCTTCTTTGCGCACCGGTATTATGGCCGGTGCCCCCTGCCCCATCGAAGTAATGAAGCAGGTGGTGGAGCGCATGAACATGCGCGAGATTGTCATTACCTACGGCCAGACCGAGGCGGCGCCCGGCATTACCATGACCCGCACCCACGACCCGCTGGAAGTGCGCGTCTCCACCGTGGGGCGGGCCCTGCCCGGCGTGGAAGTAAAAATTGTGGATCCTGAGACCGGCGAGACAGTGCCGCCCGGCGTGCAGGGCGAGATCTGCGCCCGCGGTTACAATGTGATGAAGGGCTACTACAAAATGCCCGAAGCCACCGCCGCGGCCATTGACAGAGAAGGTTGGCTGCACACGGGCGACCTGGGCGTGATGGATGAGCGCGGCTATGTGAAAATCACCGGACGGCTCAAGGACATGATCATCCGGGGCGGGGAAAACATCTACCCGCGGGAAATAGAGGAGTTCCTCTACACCCACCCCAAAGTGAAAGACGTGCAGGTGGTGGGCGTACCCAGCGAAAAATACGGCGAGGAAGTCATGGCCTTCATCTGCCTGAAGGAGGGCCAGCAGGCCAGCGAGGAAGAGATCAAGCAGTTCTGCCAGGGCAAAATCGCCCGTTACAAAATACCCCAGTACATCAAGTTTGTCACCAGCTATCCCACCACGGCCAACGGCAAAGTGCAGAAGTACAAACTGCGCGAACAGGCCATCCGCGAGCTCAATCTGGAAAAGGCGGCCATGGTGGAAACAGCCTGAAATAGTCTGTTGCCCCCGGGGTGGTGGAACAAAAAAGTTCTCCACCCCATTTTTTAATTTTTCATAGTGATTTTTTTAGGAGTTCGGGTTAAAGTTTATGTAGGGGGTGTTATTGATGGAAAACAGCCTGAGCCGGGCCAGCGGGCTTTTGCAAAAGCTTTCCGGGGAAAACTTGTGCCTGGCTGTCTCTTTGCTGGAGTTGCTGGCATTAAAAGAAGAGATGGAGGCAACGGCAGAAATATCTACTGATCCCGATCTGGTCGGACAACTGAACGGGGCCCGTCATTCCCGCCAGCTGGGTAATTATGACGATTATTGTCCCTGGGAGGCACGGCATGGCCTATGAAGTAAAAATACATCGGGAGGCCCTGAAATTTTACAAAAGCTTGCCAGCCGAATGGCAACTGAGAATAGATCAGGCGGTGGAAAAACACTGCGCCAGGATCCCTGGCGCAGTGATCTTGATATAAAAAGGTTGCATGGTGAGTACAAAGGTTATTTCAGATTGCGTCTGGGACCAGTACGCCTGGCTTACACTGTCGAACCGGAAAAGGGCCTGATTTATATAGACGCTTTGGGCTACCGGGGCAGTGTTTATTGAACAACACAATTAACTCTTGGGAGGATTAACAAAACAGTGTCCAAAGAAAACCGCGAGCGCTACGACTTCAAAACCATCGAACCCAAATGGCAGAAAATCTGGGCCGAGCAGCAGCTCTATACCGTGCCCGACCTGAGCGACAAGCCCAAATACTACTGCCTGGAAATGTTCCCCTACCCTTCGGGCAAGCTGCACATGGGCCATGTGCGCAACTACTCCATCGGCGATGTGGTGGCCCGCTTCAAAACCATGCAGGGCTACCATGTGCTGCACCCCATGGGCTGGGATGCCTTCGGCCTGCCGGCGGAAAACGCCGCCATCAAACACGGCAACATCCACCCGGCCGACTGGACATACCAGAACATTGCCACCATGCGCGCCCAGCTCAAACAGCTGGGCATCAGCTACGACTGGCAGCGGGAAATTGCCACCTGCCATCCGGCCTACTACAAATGGACCCAGTGGCTTTTCCTGCAGCTCTACAAGCACGGCCTGGCCTACAAGAAAAAAGCCGCCGTCAACTGGTGCCCCTCCTGCGCCACCGTGCTGGCCAACGAGCAGGTGAAGGAAGGGGCCTGCGAGCGCTGCAAAACCGCCGTGGAAAAGCGCGAGCTGGAGCAGTGGTTTTTTGCCATCACCCGCTATGCCGACCGCCTGTTGCAGGATCTGGAACTGCTCACCGGCTGGCCGGAAAAAGTGAAGATAATGCAGGAAAACTGGATCGGCCGCAGCGAGGGGGCCGAAGTGAGCTTTGCCGTGGAGGGCAGGGAGGAAAAAATCACGGTCTTCACCACCCGTCCGGATACCCTCTACGGCGTCACCTACATGGTGCTGGCCCCCGAACACCCCCTGGTGGAAAAGCTGATTGAGGGTAATCCCCGGGCGGCAGAGATCCGCCAGTTCGTTCGCCAGGTGCGATCTTTAAGCGAAATTGCCCGCACGGCCACCGATATGGAGAAAATCGGCTATCACACCGGCGCCTACTGTATCAATCCGCTGAATGGCGAGCGGGTGCCCGTGCTGGTGGCCAACTACGTGCTGCTGGAATACGGCACCGGCGCGGTGATGGGTGTGCCGGCCCACGACCAGCGCGACTTTGAATTCGCCCGCAAGTACAACCTGCCCATCAAAGTGGTCATCCAGCCGCCCGACCGGCAGCTGGATCCGGACAGCATGGACTGCGCCTATGCCGATGAGGGCGTGATGGTCAACTCGGGCCCCTTCAGCGGCCTGCCCAACCGGCAGGGCATCCAGGCCGTGATTCGGCACCTGGAAGAACAGGGTTTGGGGCGGGGTGTGGTCAACTACCGCCTGCGCGACTGGCTGATCTCCCGCCAGCGCTACTGGGGCGCGCCCATCCCCATCATCTACTGCGACCGGTGCGGTGTGGTGCCCGTGCCCGAAGCCGACCTGCCCGTGCTGTTGCCCTACGACGTGCAGTTCAAGCCCACCGGGCAATCGCCACTGGCCGACTGCCCGGAATTCGTGCACACCACCTGCCCGCAGTGTGGCGCTCCGGCCCGGCGGGAGACCGACACCATGGACACATTCATGTGCTCCTCCTGGTATTACTTCCGCTACGTCACGCCGCGCCTGGATGAGGCCTGCTGGGACAAAGAAAAAGTGGCCCACTGGCTGCCCGTGGACCAGTACATCGGCGGGGTGGAGCACGCTATATTGCACCTTTTGTACTCGCGCTTCTTTACCAAGTTTTTGTACGACATCGGCCTGGTGCAAACCAACGAGCCCTTTACCAACCTGCTCACCCAGGGCATGGTGCTGAAGGACGGGGCCAAAATGTCCAAGTCCAAGGGCAATGTGGTCAGCCCGGAAGAAATTGTGGACACCTACGGCGCCGACACCGCCCGTTTGTTCATTCTCTTTGCCGCGCCTCCCGAGCGCGACCTGGAGTGGAGCGACCAGGGCGTGGAAGGCTGCGCCCGTTTCTTAAACCGCGTCTGGAGGCTGGTGACCGCGCTGGCCGGTGAACTGCCGGCCCCCGGCATCCGGCCCGCCGCTCAGCTGGCCGGCATCAACCGGCAGATGCACCGCATCACCCACCAGACCATCAAAAAAGTCACCGAGGATATCGGCCACCGCTTCAACTTCAACACCGCGGTCAGCGCCATCATGGAAATGGTCAACGCTATGTACCAGTACAAAGAGGCCCCGGCCTGCGACCGCGACCCCGGCGTGCTGCGCTGTGCCGTGGACAGCCTGCTTTTGCTCCTGGCTCCCTTTGCTCCCCACATAGCCGAGGAGCTGTGGCAGCTCACCGGGCACAGCGGCAGCATCCACCGCCAGCCCTGGCCGGCCTGGGATGAAGCCGCCGTGCAGGAGGACGAAGTGACCATTGTGGTGCAGCTAAACGGCAAGATCCGCGACCGCTTGCTGGTGCCCGCTGGCCTCGATGCCGGGCAGCTGCAGGAAACCGTGCTGGCCCAGGAAAAAGTGCAAAAGCTGCTGGCCGGCAAGCAGGTGCTCAAAGTGATTGCCGTACCCGGTAAACTGGTGAATATTGTGGTGAAATGAAATAATATTTTTAAAGAATTGTGCGCCCGTCCTCACAGGCAGGGCGCATTTTGCTTGATGAGATTGACAGGTGTAGATACTGTGTATAAACTGAAGGCAAGGAGTGATCAGCAATGTACACAACCATTCAGAAATGGGGCAACAGCCAGGCCATCAGATTGCCCAAAGCTTTGCTGGAAATGGCCAGGCTGCGCGAGAACGACCGTTTAGAAATCAGAGTGCAGGACGGGAACCTGGTGCTGGTTCCCGTCAGAAAACACCGCACCCTGGCGGAAAGAATAGCCGGATACAGTGGGGAACATCTCTGCCGGGAATGGGAAACCGGAAGGCCGGTGGGTAAAGAGGTGCTCTGATGTCTTACGTGCCCGCACAGGGAGATATAGTTCTGTTGCATTTTGATCCCCAGGCCGGACACGAACAAAAAGGGAACAGACCGGCGCTGGTGGTGAGCAATGATCTGTTTAACCGATTTACCGGCCTGGCCATAGTTTGTCCCATCACCAACACCCGGAGGGGGTTTCCTCTACACGTTTCCCTGGATGAGAGAACCAGTACTACCGGTGTGATCATGTGCGAACAGGTCAAGTCGTTAGATATTACCGCACGCAAAGCCCTTTTTTTAGAAAAAGTACCTGCCGATATACTGGAGGAAGTTATAGACATTCTGGCCGGTTTTATCGAAATACCACTGCGGGGGTAAAGATTTCAAA
The sequence above is a segment of the Desulfurispora thermophila DSM 16022 genome. Coding sequences within it:
- a CDS encoding small, acid-soluble spore protein, alpha/beta type; this encodes MTRKKKSAAELRKEALKWEIAAELGLADKIRSQGWGALNGVESGRIGGLLARRLRNN
- a CDS encoding polysaccharide deacetylase family protein, producing MVEKQPAYFVILCITLGTLLCLAFPAAAHNCNWAVTGKTSTADRKKSDNSTAAVVTRVPTEQPLLALTFDDGPSNTFTPQVLDILQKYQTRATFFVVGRQVERSPHLIARIHAAGHEIGNHTFYHPYGFKSIAHMEKELDMAEEAVYKITGHRTTLFRPPGGQISAAQLQAARRKGYTVVLWTAADDAKDWAGTPPRRIAERITHHVQKGDILIFHDCGGDRTNSVQALELVIKELQMRGYKFVTVSELLRAGQVAPAQ
- the cotE gene encoding outer spore coat protein CotE, with the translated sequence MSEQNMPEARPLPTRSGYREIITKAVCGTAKKFFHYTQQFSTAGGSDVHQVLGTAITQVSLREPEIVTGNDGTGVRIDGIFEVHIWYATGGGRSTDLIKQAINFEEIIPLQDFDTQSQQLLGARASMIKAPVCQEAKVVDGRIRLDFELGIYVEVLGETKVRVKVLEMDA
- a CDS encoding flavodoxin family protein, coding for MAPLVMAVLGSPRLVGNSAVMLETFCQGVSDAGGRVELYNLARLRIAPCQACGGCEQDGECVVQDDMVGLYRALERVDGLVLAAPVYFGTINAQTKAFIDRCQALWARRFVLDRPPLSPGKKCFYLCVGGRPTLHYCQNALAVLKNLCYVLNMELAGHLAFPGVDKPGEIIALADALRQVRQAGKEFTRSLVQKRE
- the larE gene encoding ATP-dependent sacrificial sulfur transferase LarE — its product is MLDVAGSAQGGMDELEELRSAGERLRQILSGYGSVLVAFSGGVDSTLLLAAALKVLGREKVLAVTADAPFIKPGAVQRAGQLAQGMGARWLALPGRQMDDPSFTANTPQRCYYCKKILLANLADLAARQGLCGVVEGSNADDARAYRPGRRALKEAGVGSPLEEAGLGKALVRQLARRWGLPNWQQPAESCLCTRIPYHTPLTPSLLAQVAAAEELLHRLGFTLVRVRCEPGMARLELAENELERAVQPDVRAALLAGLRQMGFGRVVLDLAGYRSGSWDGERLSD
- a CDS encoding ComEC/Rec2 family competence protein, whose translation is MRKAMRKANRHYNRPGIIQPVLTLFLVLLLVFLAGCQLAGSGGKSATTAGVMEQGARPDRLLVHVLDVGQADSILVQLPGGQNMLIDAGNNDDGPFVVDYLRRAGVQSIDYLIGTHPHEDHIGGLDTVLKKFPVKHIYMPEIAYDTKSYHDVLRTVQQCGLTVTNPAAGQVLLREKAGNQELKVEILWPDARKVLFYDEVNDHSIVTRVSYGRNSFLFTGDAGRQVEKELMDSKAPLKADVLKVAHHGSNSATSNAFLRAVQPAIAVICVGQGNDYGHPHRETMQRLIKNKIRVYRTDQDGTIVFTSDGKTIDVQTEKHN
- the nadD gene encoding nicotinate-nucleotide adenylyltransferase, producing the protein MDWKEEFRRGDDRPAAIGIMGGTFDPIHYGHLVTAENARHFFSLSRVIFVPAYRPPHKKQRRISPPEHRLEMVRLAIASNPHFTVSDMEISRRGPSYTIDTVLAMQQAYPAARLFFITGADAVLEILSWHRVTELLQNCTFIAATRPGYQLGQLRHNLSALPEVLLRRILTMEVPALAISSTDIRQRVREGRPVKYLLPEAVEDYIYRQALYQGD
- a CDS encoding RNA recognition motif domain-containing protein produces the protein MKTLYVGNLPWGTSADELQQVFSRYGEVISSRIITDRETGRSRGFGFVEVADEAAEQMIAALNGSELGGRTITVNEARERERPMS
- the rsfS gene encoding ribosome silencing factor, with the protein product MTLSPQELAQSIVQAAESKKAYGFTVLDIGRVSIIADYFVICSGRSTIQVQAIAEEIIKQVEEKYGILPRREGLREGRWVLLDYGSVVAHVFLDEERLYYNLERLWGDAPVADVGGWSMQPTVVK
- a CDS encoding AMP-binding protein; protein product: MPSVSRITIGDMLDYTAARFPQNEALVYADRGLRYTWTQLKNVCEQLARGLMALGVNRGEHIAIWATNVPQWPIVQFGSAKMGAVLVTVNTHYKLFELEYLLKHADITTLLLIGGTKEANYLEMIYELCPELKHCQPGRLNSARLPRLKNVIFLGEEQHPGMFTWSQVLEAGEQVSLAELAARQSALSADDCVNMQYTSGTTGFPKGVMLTHSNLIGNAISIAECLSFTSRDRLCIPVPMFHCFGCVLGTLACLVSGATMVPLEAFNPAKVLETVQKEKCTALHGVPTMFITELEVLEKQPYDVSSLRTGIMAGAPCPIEVMKQVVERMNMREIVITYGQTEAAPGITMTRTHDPLEVRVSTVGRALPGVEVKIVDPETGETVPPGVQGEICARGYNVMKGYYKMPEATAAAIDREGWLHTGDLGVMDERGYVKITGRLKDMIIRGGENIYPREIEEFLYTHPKVKDVQVVGVPSEKYGEEVMAFICLKEGQQASEEEIKQFCQGKIARYKIPQYIKFVTSYPTTANGKVQKYKLREQAIRELNLEKAAMVETA
- a CDS encoding type II toxin-antitoxin system RelE family toxin, which encodes MATENRSGGGKTLRQDPWRSDLDIKRLHGEYKGYFRLRLGPVRLAYTVEPEKGLIYIDALGYRGSVY